A single window of Martelella sp. NC20 DNA harbors:
- a CDS encoding Gfo/Idh/MocA family protein encodes MEKIGIGIIGCGNISAAYLKAMAGFDILDIRGIADLNQAAAEAKAAEFNVPASTIDALMADPKVEIILNLTIPRAHVEVAMRALAAGKHTYSEKPLGINFAEGKKLAEAAARAGLRIGAAPDTFLGGGHQTSRAIVDSGALGLAVGGTASFMRPGHESWHPNPDFYYDIGGGPMLDMGPYYITDLVNLFGPVKKVAGFATMLRKEREITSEPRRGDTISVQVPTHIAGVLSFANGAVVQVTMSFDVAGHKHLPIEIYGTEGTLLVPDPNFFAGPVSLLKKGGDFEDHPVDQPYADGNYRSIGLADMAYAIRNDRPHRANGDLALHVLEVMEAFEIAAETGRTVEITTTAERPAPLSVSLVNGVLGQ; translated from the coding sequence ATGGAAAAAATCGGTATCGGCATCATCGGATGCGGCAATATTTCGGCCGCCTATCTGAAGGCGATGGCCGGATTCGACATTCTCGACATCCGCGGCATCGCCGACCTCAACCAGGCGGCGGCCGAGGCGAAGGCGGCCGAATTCAATGTGCCCGCCAGCACCATCGACGCGCTGATGGCCGACCCCAAGGTCGAGATCATCCTCAACCTCACCATCCCGCGCGCCCATGTCGAGGTGGCAATGCGGGCGCTTGCGGCGGGCAAGCATACCTATTCGGAAAAGCCGCTCGGCATTAATTTCGCCGAGGGCAAGAAGCTCGCCGAGGCCGCCGCGCGTGCAGGGCTCAGGATCGGCGCGGCTCCCGATACGTTTCTCGGCGGCGGCCACCAGACGTCCCGCGCGATCGTCGACAGCGGCGCGCTTGGCCTTGCCGTCGGCGGCACGGCGAGCTTCATGCGGCCGGGGCATGAATCCTGGCACCCCAATCCCGATTTCTACTATGATATCGGCGGCGGGCCGATGCTCGACATGGGCCCCTATTACATCACCGATCTCGTCAACCTGTTCGGGCCGGTGAAGAAGGTCGCGGGCTTTGCGACCATGCTGCGCAAGGAACGCGAGATCACCAGCGAACCGCGCCGGGGCGACACGATTTCGGTGCAGGTCCCGACCCATATCGCCGGCGTGCTTTCCTTTGCAAACGGCGCCGTGGTGCAGGTGACGATGAGCTTCGATGTGGCCGGCCACAAGCATCTGCCGATCGAGATCTACGGCACCGAGGGAACGCTGCTGGTTCCCGACCCCAATTTCTTCGCCGGCCCGGTCTCGCTTCTGAAAAAGGGCGGAGACTTCGAGGACCATCCCGTCGACCAACCCTATGCCGACGGCAATTACCGTTCGATCGGCCTTGCAGACATGGCCTATGCGATCCGCAACGACAGGCCGCACCGGGCCAACGGCGATCTGGCGCTGCACGTGCTGGAGGTGATGGAAGCTTTCGAGATTGCCGCGGAGACCGGCCGGACGGTCGAGATCACAACGACCGCCGAGCGGCCGGCGCCGCTCTCGGTCTCGCTCGTCAACGGCGTTCTCGGCCAATAG
- a CDS encoding ROK family transcriptional regulator, with protein sequence MKTADPELMRAINRLSVLDTIRRNGPIARIEISKRTELSTSTVSAITGSLIDDGLILSRHEGDLRNAAARGRPRVMLELNPDASRVVGAKIAATRMTFVVSDFCGEVLSEFSLPVRIDRMPIDVIADLVEDGVRACVMDTGLTLSEIDMICLGIPGVVEHRTGIVRSSPIFRDENVDFAAVMSPRFGIRTIIESDVHAVTLAHHWFGKARHLEDMVLISLERTLGLGVLHNSQLFRGAGGLSHNLGDLVLGSSADSMSRLASLAGESAILGDGPREGLYADAVRLGRGISHAQTLIEAKDAQIMSAAERAGDAVGVTVANIVTLFAPPRVILVGSSLALGKPFIDRLTKAFNSAIPPSLADVSELIFDDATDFFWARGAAAVALYELYESPWSTTGPAL encoded by the coding sequence ATGAAGACCGCTGATCCTGAATTGATGCGAGCAATCAACCGGTTGAGCGTGCTGGATACGATCCGGCGCAATGGCCCGATCGCGCGCATCGAAATCAGCAAGCGCACCGAATTGTCGACCAGCACGGTCTCCGCGATCACGGGGTCGCTGATCGACGATGGCCTGATCCTGTCGCGTCACGAAGGCGATCTGCGCAATGCCGCGGCGCGCGGCCGCCCCCGGGTGATGCTCGAGCTCAACCCCGATGCGTCGAGGGTTGTCGGCGCCAAGATCGCGGCAACGCGGATGACCTTCGTGGTCTCCGATTTCTGCGGCGAGGTGCTTTCGGAATTTTCGCTGCCGGTGCGCATCGACCGGATGCCGATCGATGTCATCGCCGATCTGGTGGAGGACGGCGTGCGCGCCTGCGTGATGGATACCGGGCTGACGCTTTCCGAGATCGACATGATCTGCCTCGGCATTCCCGGCGTGGTCGAGCACCGCACCGGCATCGTGCGCTCCAGCCCGATCTTCAGGGACGAGAACGTCGATTTCGCAGCCGTCATGTCGCCGCGCTTCGGCATCCGGACCATCATCGAAAGCGATGTCCACGCCGTCACCCTTGCCCATCACTGGTTCGGCAAGGCGCGCCACCTCGAGGACATGGTGCTGATATCGCTGGAGCGGACGCTGGGTCTCGGCGTGCTGCACAACAGCCAGCTGTTTCGCGGGGCCGGCGGGCTCAGCCACAATCTCGGCGACCTCGTGCTCGGCAGCAGCGCCGACAGCATGTCGCGGCTGGCAAGCCTTGCCGGCGAAAGCGCGATCCTCGGCGACGGACCGCGCGAAGGGCTTTACGCCGATGCCGTTCGGCTCGGCCGGGGCATTTCCCATGCCCAGACGCTGATCGAGGCCAAGGATGCGCAGATCATGTCGGCGGCAGAGCGCGCCGGCGATGCCGTCGGGGTGACAGTCGCCAATATCGTCACGCTGTTCGCCCCGCCGCGCGTCATTCTGGTGGGCTCCAGCCTCGCGCTTGGCAAACCGTTCATCGACCGGCTGACCAAGGCCTTCAATAGCGCGATACCGCCATCGCTCGCCGATGTGAGCGAACTGATCTTCGATGACGCGACGGATTTCTTCTGGGCGCGGGGAGCGGCCGCCGTCGCGCTTTACGAACTGTATGAATCGCCATGGAGCACAACCGGTCCGGCGCTTTGA
- a CDS encoding extracellular solute-binding protein, whose protein sequence is MSITAKWLRYGAAAAGFAALAATANTASAETVIKWLHLENQEPVVEVWRQVADEFEQANPGVTIEMQFLENQAFKAKLPTLLQSSEIPSLFYTWGGGVLKAQSETGVLRDISPALDADNNTWRDTLKPSSIAGMTFDDKVWAAPVLNGVVSFFYNKELFDKAGVDGASIQTWDDFMGAVKTLKDAGITPIAGGGGDKWPIHFYWGYLAMREAGHDGFMAAKAGENGGFAGEPFVAAGEKLAALGALEPFQNGYLGATWNDALATFGDGRAAMILSFENTGRTQISNSTDGKGLAEDNIGRFAFPVIEGAPGLVTDNMGGLTGWAVTRDAPPETEKFLEYYTSPDVARRVSAVQKVIPVTIGVADSITDPLLKSSAEALAEETWHQNYLDQDLGPNVGAVVNDMSAAIVSGATSPEDAAQQIQDTYELENM, encoded by the coding sequence ATGTCAATTACTGCCAAATGGCTTCGTTATGGCGCTGCCGCCGCCGGCTTTGCGGCCCTTGCGGCGACGGCAAATACGGCATCCGCCGAGACCGTCATCAAATGGCTGCACCTGGAAAACCAGGAGCCGGTCGTGGAAGTCTGGCGCCAGGTGGCCGACGAATTCGAACAGGCCAATCCCGGCGTCACGATCGAGATGCAGTTTCTCGAAAACCAGGCTTTCAAGGCCAAGCTTCCGACATTGCTGCAATCGTCCGAAATCCCCAGCCTGTTCTACACCTGGGGCGGCGGCGTCCTGAAAGCCCAGTCGGAAACCGGCGTTCTGCGCGACATCTCGCCGGCGCTCGACGCCGACAACAACACATGGCGCGACACGCTGAAGCCGTCTTCCATTGCCGGGATGACGTTTGACGACAAGGTCTGGGCCGCTCCGGTCCTCAATGGCGTCGTCTCGTTCTTCTACAACAAGGAACTGTTCGACAAGGCGGGCGTGGACGGCGCCTCGATCCAGACCTGGGACGACTTCATGGGCGCCGTGAAGACGCTGAAGGATGCCGGGATCACGCCGATTGCCGGCGGCGGCGGCGACAAGTGGCCGATCCATTTCTACTGGGGCTATCTCGCCATGCGCGAGGCCGGCCATGACGGTTTCATGGCCGCAAAGGCCGGCGAAAATGGCGGCTTTGCGGGCGAGCCATTCGTCGCGGCCGGCGAGAAACTGGCAGCCCTCGGCGCGCTTGAGCCCTTCCAGAACGGCTATCTCGGCGCGACCTGGAACGATGCGCTCGCAACCTTCGGCGACGGTCGCGCGGCGATGATCCTGTCCTTTGAAAACACCGGCCGGACGCAGATCAGCAATTCCACCGATGGCAAGGGGCTTGCGGAAGACAATATCGGCCGCTTTGCGTTTCCCGTCATTGAAGGCGCGCCGGGTCTTGTCACCGACAATATGGGTGGCCTGACCGGCTGGGCCGTCACCCGCGATGCGCCGCCCGAGACCGAAAAGTTCCTCGAATATTACACCAGTCCGGATGTCGCCCGCAGGGTATCGGCGGTTCAGAAGGTCATTCCGGTCACGATCGGCGTTGCCGATTCGATCACCGATCCGCTTCTGAAGAGCAGTGCCGAGGCGCTGGCCGAGGAAACCTGGCACCAGAACTATCTCGATCAGGATCTGGGCCCGAATGTCGGCGCGGTGGTCAACGACATGAGCGCCGCGATCGTTTCCGGGGCGACCTCGCCGGAGGACGCCGCCCAGCAGATCCAGGACACCTACGAACTGGAAAACATGTAG
- a CDS encoding carbohydrate ABC transporter permease, which yields MTTTDSILPAPVGPAPGRRRRRRSLAHTKWPVLIIFMPPALVLFTLLVILPMGEAAWYSFFHWNGYGEPSKWVDFRNYRLIFRNSAFTTALINNGLIIAVSIVIQLPLALWLASMVTKRIGGALFFRLIFFLPYVLADVAAGMIWRFVYDGDFGLVAGIWHFFGAEPPFLLANPDTAMSAILGVVVWKYFGFHMMLFIAGLQAIDNSILEAADIDGATGWQKFRLVTLPMLGSTVRLSVFFAVIGSLQLFDLIMPLTGGGPANSTQTMVTFLYNFGVTRMQVGFGSAVGVILFIICVTLAFSYKRIFMKND from the coding sequence ATGACGACCACCGATTCCATTCTGCCCGCGCCGGTCGGGCCTGCCCCCGGCAGGCGCAGAAGGCGGCGATCGCTGGCCCATACCAAATGGCCGGTGCTGATCATCTTCATGCCGCCGGCGCTGGTGTTGTTCACGCTGCTCGTCATCCTGCCGATGGGCGAGGCGGCCTGGTATTCCTTCTTCCACTGGAATGGCTATGGAGAGCCGAGCAAGTGGGTCGATTTCCGCAATTATCGGCTGATCTTCCGCAACAGCGCCTTCACCACGGCGCTCATCAATAACGGCCTCATCATCGCCGTGTCGATCGTCATCCAGCTGCCGCTGGCGCTGTGGCTTGCCTCGATGGTGACGAAACGGATCGGGGGCGCGCTGTTCTTCCGGCTGATCTTCTTCCTGCCCTATGTGCTGGCCGATGTCGCCGCCGGCATGATCTGGCGCTTCGTCTATGACGGCGATTTCGGGCTGGTGGCCGGCATCTGGCATTTCTTCGGCGCCGAACCGCCGTTTCTCCTGGCCAATCCCGATACCGCCATGTCGGCGATCCTTGGCGTCGTGGTGTGGAAATATTTCGGCTTCCACATGATGCTGTTCATCGCCGGCCTGCAGGCGATCGACAATTCCATTCTGGAGGCGGCCGATATCGACGGCGCGACCGGCTGGCAGAAATTCAGGCTGGTGACACTGCCGATGCTGGGCTCCACCGTCCGGCTGTCGGTGTTTTTCGCCGTTATCGGCTCGCTTCAGCTTTTCGATCTCATCATGCCGCTCACCGGCGGCGGCCCGGCCAACTCGACCCAGACCATGGTGACCTTCCTTTACAATTTCGGCGTCACCCGCATGCAGGTCGGCTTCGGCAGCGCCGTCGGCGTCATTCTGTTCATCATCTGCGTCACGCTGGCCTTCAGCTACAAACGGATATTCATGAAAAATGACTGA
- a CDS encoding carbohydrate ABC transporter permease: MTEISESAPIDAAKSGGEGRKLNVGTQTYLYVSLLLVAGIVIIPLLTTALGGFKTLPDLRGSPFGLPDQWQWSNYTDILVSKRYWLQMGNSLLIAVFTVFLTIVFAACAAFCFAHIRFFGSDYLLNYFLIGLMFPAATAILPLYIRIRDLGLLDTYWGVILPQVAFGLGMSILLFRNYFRNLPEELFDAAFVDGCGYIGFFWHVTMPLSRPIIATVGIIAFVQSWNSYIIPLIMLNTEDRYPWPLGIMVYKGEFATEWQLVLAFITLTILPTIIAFFVAQKHIIAGLTAGAVKS; this comes from the coding sequence ATGACTGAGATCTCCGAAAGCGCGCCGATCGATGCGGCAAAATCCGGCGGGGAAGGCCGCAAGCTGAATGTCGGCACGCAGACCTATCTCTATGTCTCGCTGCTGCTGGTCGCCGGCATTGTCATCATCCCGCTTCTGACCACCGCGCTTGGCGGCTTCAAGACGCTGCCGGATCTGCGCGGTTCTCCCTTCGGCCTGCCTGACCAGTGGCAGTGGAGCAATTACACCGATATCCTGGTGTCGAAGCGGTACTGGCTGCAGATGGGCAATTCGCTGCTGATCGCGGTGTTCACCGTGTTTCTCACGATCGTGTTTGCCGCCTGCGCCGCGTTCTGCTTCGCCCATATCCGGTTCTTCGGCTCGGATTACCTGCTCAATTACTTTCTGATCGGGCTGATGTTTCCGGCGGCGACCGCGATCCTGCCGCTCTATATCCGCATCCGCGATCTCGGCCTGCTCGATACCTATTGGGGCGTGATCCTGCCGCAGGTGGCCTTCGGGCTCGGCATGAGCATTCTTCTGTTCCGCAATTACTTTCGCAACCTGCCGGAGGAGCTGTTCGATGCCGCCTTTGTCGATGGCTGCGGCTATATCGGCTTCTTCTGGCACGTGACCATGCCGCTGTCGCGGCCGATCATCGCCACGGTCGGCATCATCGCCTTCGTGCAGAGCTGGAACAGCTACATCATCCCGCTGATCATGCTGAACACGGAGGACCGCTATCCCTGGCCACTCGGCATCATGGTCTACAAGGGCGAATTCGCGACTGAATGGCAGTTGGTGTTGGCCTTCATCACGCTCACCATCCTGCCGACGATCATCGCCTTCTTCGTCGCCCAGAAACACATCATCGCCGGGCTTACCGCCGGCGCCGTGAAATCGTGA
- a CDS encoding ABC transporter ATP-binding protein, with protein sequence MASVELSNIRKSYGALEVIHGVSLAIEDGEFVALVGPSGCGKSTLLRMIAGLEEITSGEISIGGEVVNALTPRERNIAMVFQSYALYPHMTVKENMGFNLRLAKRPKAEIEERVGEAARMLDLTALLDRKPSQLSGGQRQRVAMGRAVVRNPAVFLFDEPLSNLDAKLRVQMRAEIKTLHQRVETTSVYVTHDQIEAMTLADRVVVLNQGHIEQQGTPIELYRKPANLFVAAFIGSPAMNLLPGIIIAADGGPAVGFVDGTVLAISGNHAGLKADRKVTVGLRPEHLNPDIGTGSVINGTALLVEPTGAQSHVLFELGGQHVTAIVDGEHEIHHGQPFAAKIDPERVHIFDSETGAAL encoded by the coding sequence ATGGCATCCGTCGAACTCAGCAATATCAGAAAGTCCTACGGCGCTCTCGAGGTCATCCACGGCGTTTCGCTGGCGATCGAGGATGGCGAATTCGTCGCCCTCGTCGGCCCGTCCGGCTGCGGCAAGTCCACGCTGCTGCGCATGATCGCCGGCCTTGAGGAAATCACCAGCGGCGAAATCTCGATCGGCGGAGAGGTGGTCAACGCGCTCACCCCGCGCGAGCGCAACATCGCCATGGTGTTCCAGTCCTATGCGCTCTATCCGCATATGACGGTCAAGGAGAATATGGGCTTCAACCTGCGTCTGGCCAAACGCCCGAAGGCCGAGATCGAGGAGCGGGTGGGAGAGGCGGCGCGGATGCTGGACCTCACCGCGCTGCTCGACCGCAAGCCCTCGCAGCTTTCCGGCGGCCAGCGCCAGCGCGTTGCCATGGGCCGCGCGGTGGTGCGCAATCCGGCGGTGTTCCTGTTCGACGAGCCGCTGTCGAACCTCGACGCGAAACTCCGCGTGCAGATGCGCGCGGAGATCAAGACGCTGCATCAGCGCGTCGAGACCACCTCGGTTTATGTGACGCATGACCAGATCGAGGCGATGACCCTTGCAGACCGGGTGGTGGTGCTCAACCAGGGCCATATCGAGCAGCAGGGCACGCCGATCGAGCTTTACCGCAAGCCGGCCAACCTGTTCGTCGCAGCCTTCATCGGCTCGCCGGCGATGAACCTTCTGCCCGGCATCATTATTGCGGCAGACGGCGGCCCGGCGGTGGGCTTTGTCGATGGAACGGTGCTGGCGATCTCCGGCAACCATGCCGGCCTCAAGGCGGACAGGAAGGTCACCGTCGGCCTTCGCCCCGAACACCTCAATCCCGATATCGGCACGGGATCGGTGATCAACGGCACGGCGCTGCTGGTGGAGCCGACCGGCGCCCAGAGCCATGTCCTCTTCGAACTTGGCGGCCAGCATGTGACGGCGATCGTCGATGGCGAACACGAGATCCATCACGGCCAGCCGTTCGCGGCAAAGATCGATCCGGAACGCGTCCACATCTTCGACAGCGAGACCGGCGCAGCACTGTAA
- a CDS encoding DUF1488 family protein, which yields MALAFPNQSRSYDKGGKRVRFTGHDGMFEVMFFVNADALSDPADGEASYLAAFDAAREKIYNTARKLYLKGRKAVYVLSAADFA from the coding sequence ATGGCACTCGCCTTTCCCAACCAAAGCCGCAGTTACGACAAAGGCGGCAAACGCGTCCGCTTCACAGGTCATGACGGCATGTTCGAAGTGATGTTTTTCGTCAATGCCGATGCGCTCAGCGACCCGGCCGACGGCGAAGCGAGCTACCTCGCCGCATTCGATGCGGCGCGCGAGAAAATCTACAACACGGCGCGCAAGCTCTACCTGAAGGGCCGTAAGGCCGTTTATGTTCTTTCGGCTGCTGATTTCGCCTGA
- a CDS encoding cold-shock protein, translated as MSTGTVKFFNSTKGFGFIETDAGGSDVFVHISAVERAGMTTIVEGQKLSFDVVTDSRSGKSAAENLQSA; from the coding sequence ATGAGCACTGGTACAGTAAAATTTTTCAATTCCACCAAGGGTTTCGGCTTCATTGAAACCGATGCCGGCGGTTCGGACGTTTTCGTCCATATCTCCGCTGTCGAGCGCGCCGGCATGACCACCATCGTTGAAGGCCAGAAGCTCAGCTTCGACGTCGTCACCGACAGCAGGTCGGGCAAGAGCGCTGCGGAAAACCTGCAGTCTGCATAA
- a CDS encoding fatty acid desaturase, whose protein sequence is MESSTAKAAVERSKRSWTAALAQYRSPNLLRSTIEIAVTAVPFVGLWTLIALAVTHGHWWALALTVPAAGFLVRLFVLQHDCGHGALFGQRRVNDWTGRVIGVFTLTPYDYWRRTHAVHHATTGNLDKRGIGDVDTLTVREYRALSLMGRLRYRLYRHPTVMFGFGPAWLFICQYRLPVGLMRAGVEPWTSTVATTLGAAIPVVLLMWLMGPLAFLAVQLPITLMAATAGVWLFYVQHQFEETYWSKGRSWDFQNAALHGSSHYDLPFPLRWITGNIGIHHVHHLAAKVPFYRLPEILRDYPELRDIGRITLLESLRCVKLVLWDEAANRLVSFRQARLCV, encoded by the coding sequence TTGGAAAGCAGCACCGCGAAGGCCGCAGTCGAACGTAGCAAACGCTCCTGGACGGCGGCGCTTGCACAATACCGGAGCCCAAATCTGCTCCGCAGCACGATCGAGATCGCCGTAACGGCCGTGCCTTTCGTCGGTTTGTGGACATTGATTGCGCTCGCCGTGACACACGGTCATTGGTGGGCGCTGGCGCTGACGGTTCCGGCGGCTGGTTTCCTGGTTCGCCTGTTTGTCCTGCAGCATGATTGCGGACATGGCGCCCTTTTCGGTCAACGCCGCGTCAACGACTGGACCGGCCGCGTCATCGGCGTCTTCACCCTGACCCCATACGATTACTGGCGCCGGACCCACGCCGTCCATCACGCCACCACCGGCAATCTCGACAAGCGCGGCATCGGCGATGTCGATACGCTGACGGTCAGGGAATACCGCGCTTTGTCCCTTATGGGGCGGTTGCGCTATCGTCTTTATCGCCATCCGACCGTGATGTTCGGTTTCGGTCCCGCGTGGCTGTTCATCTGCCAGTACCGATTGCCGGTCGGTCTGATGCGCGCGGGCGTCGAACCGTGGACTTCGACGGTCGCAACCACGCTCGGCGCGGCCATTCCCGTCGTGCTGCTGATGTGGCTGATGGGGCCGCTCGCCTTCCTGGCGGTGCAATTGCCGATCACGCTGATGGCCGCGACCGCGGGGGTGTGGCTGTTCTATGTCCAGCACCAGTTCGAGGAGACGTATTGGTCCAAGGGCCGAAGCTGGGACTTCCAGAACGCCGCGCTGCACGGCAGTTCGCATTATGACCTTCCGTTTCCGCTTAGATGGATCACCGGCAATATCGGAATCCACCACGTTCACCATCTCGCGGCGAAGGTGCCGTTCTATCGGTTGCCGGAGATCCTGCGTGACTATCCGGAACTGCGCGACATCGGCAGAATTACATTACTGGAGAGCCTGCGTTGTGTTAAGTTGGTTTTGTGGGATGAGGCCGCCAACCGGCTGGTCTCGTTCAGGCAGGCGCGGCTTTGTGTGTGA
- a CDS encoding sugar-binding transcriptional regulator, which translates to MSRLNELRMIARVAQMYHTEGQRQSEIAKHLRISQATVSRMLKRAQEEEIVRTTVVAPSGTYAELESGLRSRFGISEAIVVECSEDRDGAIMARIGEAAAHFLEATLQSGEIIGVSSWSETILRMVDNIHPMKTGKARYVVQTLGGMGDPTVQIHANQLTTRLARLTGAEAHLLSAPGVAQSREAKLVLLGDTYVRQTMELFSRITLAIVGIGAMEPSGMLARSGNVFSSRELAEVAEAGGVGDISLRFFDAEGGFVKTPLHDRVIGMTLEELSKVERVIALAGGRSKTEAIRGALRTGVIDLLITDRFTAERLLET; encoded by the coding sequence ATGTCCCGTCTCAACGAACTTCGGATGATCGCCCGCGTGGCGCAGATGTATCACACCGAGGGGCAGCGTCAGTCGGAGATCGCGAAGCACCTGCGGATCTCGCAGGCAACGGTTTCGCGCATGCTGAAGCGCGCCCAGGAAGAAGAGATCGTGCGCACCACCGTGGTCGCGCCTTCCGGCACCTATGCCGAACTGGAATCGGGCCTCAGGAGCCGGTTCGGAATTTCAGAGGCGATCGTGGTCGAATGTTCGGAGGACCGCGACGGCGCGATCATGGCGCGGATCGGCGAGGCGGCGGCGCATTTCCTGGAGGCGACGCTGCAGTCCGGCGAGATCATCGGGGTTTCGAGTTGGTCGGAAACGATCCTGCGGATGGTGGACAACATCCATCCGATGAAAACCGGCAAGGCCCGCTACGTGGTGCAGACGCTCGGCGGCATGGGCGATCCGACGGTCCAGATCCACGCCAACCAGCTCACCACCCGGCTGGCGCGGCTGACGGGCGCGGAAGCCCATCTCTTGAGCGCGCCGGGCGTGGCGCAATCGCGGGAGGCCAAGCTGGTGCTGCTCGGCGACACCTATGTGCGCCAGACCATGGAGCTTTTTTCAAGGATCACGCTGGCGATTGTCGGCATCGGCGCGATGGAGCCGTCGGGCATGCTGGCGCGCAGCGGCAACGTGTTCTCCTCGCGCGAGCTTGCCGAAGTCGCCGAGGCCGGCGGCGTCGGCGATATCAGCCTGCGCTTCTTCGATGCCGAGGGCGGCTTCGTGAAGACGCCGCTGCATGACCGGGTCATCGGCATGACGCTCGAGGAATTGTCGAAGGTCGAACGCGTCATCGCGCTTGCCGGCGGCCGGTCCAAGACCGAAGCCATTCGCGGCGCGCTGCGAACCGGCGTCATCGATCTGCTGATCACCGACAGGTTCACCGCCGAACGCCTGCTGGAAACATGA